A single window of Spirochaetaceae bacterium DNA harbors:
- a CDS encoding ABC transporter permease yields the protein MRAYGLFVLKRFGQLLVVVFLGVSATFFITHLSPIDPVEQTMRRLTSRAGFSPEAQEQMRAALTELYGTDKPLLGQFFSFWSRLLRGDMGPSLLAFPTPALRLVRRALPWTVGLLTTTVVITWTVGNLLGGLAGYFQDNRFLKAFGVLAVGVQPIPYYIVAFIMLILFGFVWPVLPISGGAGMFVEPGWNLPYALSIVHHAILPASSIVVVGLGTWFLGMRALVSNVVTEDYVTYAELGGVESRRIVGSYVIRNAMVPQLTALAMVLGGVFSGTIITEEVFSYPGVGTLMIDAVNAGDYTLVLAVTSISIATVATAIFVIDLLYPLLDPRVRVK from the coding sequence ATGAGAGCGTACGGTCTGTTCGTACTGAAACGATTCGGCCAGTTGCTGGTGGTGGTGTTCCTGGGGGTGAGCGCGACCTTCTTCATCACCCACCTGTCGCCGATCGACCCGGTGGAGCAGACCATGAGACGCCTGACCAGCAGGGCCGGGTTCAGCCCGGAGGCGCAGGAGCAGATGCGCGCCGCGCTCACCGAGCTGTACGGCACCGACAAGCCGCTGCTTGGACAGTTCTTCAGCTTCTGGAGCCGCCTCCTCCGCGGCGACATGGGCCCGTCGCTGCTCGCCTTCCCGACGCCGGCGCTCCGGCTGGTACGGCGCGCGCTGCCGTGGACGGTCGGCCTGCTCACCACCACCGTCGTCATCACCTGGACCGTCGGCAACCTGCTCGGCGGGCTGGCAGGCTACTTCCAGGACAACCGTTTCCTGAAGGCGTTCGGGGTGCTGGCCGTCGGCGTGCAGCCGATCCCGTATTACATCGTCGCCTTCATCATGCTGATCCTGTTCGGCTTCGTGTGGCCGGTGTTGCCGATCTCGGGCGGCGCCGGAATGTTCGTGGAGCCGGGCTGGAACCTGCCCTACGCGCTGTCGATCGTGCACCACGCAATTCTGCCGGCGTCGTCGATCGTGGTGGTCGGGCTCGGCACCTGGTTTCTGGGCATGCGCGCGCTGGTGTCGAACGTGGTCACCGAGGACTACGTCACCTACGCCGAGCTCGGCGGGGTGGAGAGCCGCAGGATCGTCGGCTCGTACGTGATCCGCAACGCCATGGTCCCGCAGCTCACGGCGCTGGCGATGGTGCTCGGCGGCGTGTTCTCCGGGACCATCATCACCGAGGAGGTGTTCTCCTATCCCGGCGTCGGCACGCTGATGATCGACGCCGTGAATGCCGGCGACTATACGCTCGTGCTCGCCGTCACTTCGATCTCGATTGCGACCGTGGCGACGGCGATTTTCGTGATTGACCTGCTGTACCCGTTGTTGGACCCACGGGTCAGGGTCAAGTAG
- a CDS encoding ABC transporter permease, which produces MLHIIRDLLRYNREFAVGVAFLGVIVVYSLLSFVSPIDPDIQFMEFPDLPPSGEYWFGTNSRGQDLFWQLTFAFRNTLGFGIMVAAFSRVISITVGLVSGYVGGVVDRVLMVVNDVFVTLPLLPVLLVFYFVLGDSLNTINLALLMACLGWPFDARLIRSIALGLRHREFTRHATFSGMSPLKIMFEEHLPYVMPVVFATAMANMLWAIGVEVTLAVLGFTNINIATVGTTIYWANNHSAMIVGVWWWIVIPVVLVVIMFIGLYLLAVSLNEYIDPRSRLRRMGG; this is translated from the coding sequence GTGTTGCACATCATCCGGGATCTGCTGCGCTACAACCGGGAGTTCGCGGTCGGCGTCGCGTTTCTCGGCGTGATCGTGGTCTATTCCCTGCTGTCGTTCGTCTCGCCGATCGACCCCGACATCCAGTTCATGGAGTTCCCGGACCTGCCGCCCTCCGGCGAGTACTGGTTCGGCACCAACTCGCGCGGCCAGGACCTGTTCTGGCAGCTCACCTTCGCGTTCCGCAACACGCTGGGGTTCGGGATCATGGTGGCCGCGTTCAGCCGCGTCATCTCCATCACCGTGGGCCTGGTATCCGGGTACGTGGGCGGAGTCGTCGACCGCGTGCTGATGGTGGTCAACGACGTGTTCGTCACGCTGCCCCTGCTGCCGGTGCTGCTGGTGTTCTACTTCGTGCTCGGCGACAGCCTCAACACCATCAACCTGGCGCTGCTGATGGCATGCCTCGGCTGGCCGTTCGACGCCCGCCTGATCCGCTCCATCGCGCTCGGGCTGCGCCACCGCGAGTTCACCCGCCACGCCACCTTCTCCGGGATGAGCCCGCTGAAGATCATGTTCGAGGAGCACCTGCCGTACGTGATGCCGGTGGTGTTCGCCACCGCCATGGCCAACATGCTGTGGGCGATCGGGGTGGAGGTGACCCTCGCGGTGCTGGGCTTCACCAACATCAACATCGCCACCGTCGGCACTACCATCTATTGGGCCAACAACCACTCCGCGATGATCGTGGGCGTCTGGTGGTGGATCGTCATCCCGGTCGTGCTGGTGGTGATCATGTTCATCGGCCTCTACCTGCTGGCCGTCTCGCTCAACGAGTACATCGATCCGCGCTCCCGGCTGCGCAGGATGGGCGGCTGA
- a CDS encoding ABC transporter ATP-binding protein, which produces MADVLTVSSLKAYYQTNYFGVQREVRAVDDISITVRADEVYGIAGESSSGKTTLIKTFAGAIHPPLRIVGGSMRYRFDGGEIDPYAVSAEELNRLRWRHVSYIMQGSMSVLNPVRRIQRSFADFAYDHMELSKPRFRQAVEEHLERLSLSPDVLRAYPHELSGGMRQRVTIALATVCRPGFIIADEPTTALDVVVQKDVLALLDDIRRSLRSSVVFVTHDMSVHANMADRIGIMYAGRIVEEGPTRALFTEPKHPYTAHLVASLPRIGDASRKPALGGRPPALSDPPGGCRFHPRCPLAIAKCRTEVPPLEMVGADHRSACWRSAEVEPPEPSAPARGAAEGAPA; this is translated from the coding sequence ATGGCGGACGTCCTGACCGTTTCCAGCCTCAAGGCGTACTACCAGACCAATTACTTCGGCGTGCAGCGGGAAGTGCGCGCGGTGGACGACATATCGATTACGGTGCGTGCCGACGAGGTGTACGGCATCGCGGGGGAGAGCTCGTCGGGCAAGACCACGCTGATCAAGACGTTCGCCGGCGCCATCCATCCGCCGCTGCGCATCGTCGGCGGCTCCATGCGGTACCGGTTCGACGGGGGTGAGATCGACCCGTACGCGGTCAGCGCGGAGGAGCTGAACCGCCTGCGCTGGAGGCACGTGTCGTACATCATGCAGGGCTCGATGAGCGTGCTGAACCCGGTGCGCCGGATCCAGCGCAGCTTCGCCGACTTCGCCTACGATCACATGGAGCTGTCGAAACCGCGTTTCCGGCAGGCGGTCGAGGAGCACCTGGAGCGGCTCTCCCTGTCGCCGGACGTGCTGCGCGCGTACCCGCACGAGCTGTCCGGCGGCATGCGGCAGCGCGTCACCATTGCGCTCGCCACCGTGTGCCGGCCCGGCTTCATCATCGCCGATGAGCCCACCACCGCGCTCGACGTGGTGGTGCAGAAGGACGTGCTGGCGCTGCTGGACGACATTCGCCGGTCGTTGCGGTCGTCGGTGGTGTTCGTGACCCACGACATGAGCGTGCACGCCAACATGGCCGACCGCATCGGCATCATGTACGCCGGGCGCATCGTCGAGGAGGGGCCCACGCGGGCGCTGTTCACCGAGCCCAAGCACCCCTACACGGCGCACCTGGTGGCCAGCCTGCCGCGCATCGGCGACGCCTCCCGCAAGCCGGCGCTCGGCGGCCGCCCGCCGGCCCTGTCCGACCCGCCGGGAGGCTGCCGCTTCCACCCGCGCTGCCCGCTGGCCATCGCCAAGTGCCGCACCGAGGTGCCGCCGCTGGAGATGGTCGGCGCCGACCACCGCTCGGCGTGCTGGCGCAGCGCCGAGGTGGAGCCTCCGGAGCCGTCGGCGCCGGCGCGCGGCGCGGCCGAGGGGGCGCCGGCATGA